One window of Pectobacterium carotovorum genomic DNA carries:
- the sctQ gene encoding type III secretion system cytoplasmic ring protein SctQ has translation MNPNLQHIRPLTLPTLCAQHARIRSVLTTGLSLPFTRDGRAGRLHLQLANAPGQAEDSFTTQASRWRSDIGHVSLADPFPVLSLLSDCPLLPLTEDDDAAQEWYWTLYNQSLNPVLRALVGEIYPLGLPQQESGQKEQDSTEQNHNAAWLSVSWNGITVCSRMQAADAVWLALFSRADWHHQRRALPAGMTIAIPLTLADAVLPLSALRRLRTGDLILPNRPWFTPSGEGTLSSGTLRLRGTLQLTALAPYTFTVTDMETVSMPATDTMLAAPHSDASALEYTPTSDNVTENLPPLPVTLHIRCGSLTMTLAKLQHLASGSVLTLRDVVPGQAWLYHGDIALASGDLVDVEGRLGLQITQCFSAPAHELPIADEEYAAEPELAP, from the coding sequence ATGAATCCGAATCTACAGCACATCAGACCGCTGACGCTGCCGACCCTGTGCGCGCAGCACGCCCGCATCCGATCGGTGCTGACCACTGGACTATCCCTGCCGTTTACCCGCGACGGACGGGCTGGCCGCCTGCACCTTCAACTGGCGAATGCACCCGGGCAGGCAGAGGACTCGTTCACCACACAGGCAAGCCGTTGGCGGAGCGATATCGGCCATGTCTCACTGGCCGATCCGTTTCCTGTACTCAGCCTGCTGTCGGATTGCCCGCTGCTGCCCCTAACAGAAGACGATGACGCGGCACAGGAATGGTACTGGACGCTCTACAACCAGTCGCTTAACCCCGTGCTGCGAGCGCTGGTCGGGGAAATCTATCCGCTGGGCCTTCCTCAGCAAGAAAGTGGGCAGAAAGAACAGGATTCAACAGAGCAGAATCACAATGCTGCCTGGCTCAGCGTGAGCTGGAACGGCATAACCGTATGCAGCCGGATGCAGGCTGCTGATGCCGTCTGGCTGGCGCTGTTTTCTCGTGCCGACTGGCACCACCAACGCCGTGCGCTACCCGCAGGAATGACTATTGCTATCCCGCTCACGCTGGCTGATGCCGTGCTGCCGCTGTCCGCGTTACGCCGTTTGCGTACTGGCGATCTTATTCTGCCCAACCGCCCGTGGTTTACCCCTTCCGGCGAGGGAACGTTGTCATCCGGCACGCTGCGCCTGCGCGGTACGCTACAGCTCACGGCGCTCGCCCCTTACACCTTTACCGTTACCGACATGGAGACTGTCTCAATGCCCGCTACCGACACGATGCTAGCCGCTCCCCACTCAGATGCGTCAGCGCTTGAATACACGCCAACGAGTGACAACGTCACCGAAAACTTACCGCCGCTGCCAGTCACCTTACATATTCGCTGTGGCAGCCTGACGATGACGCTGGCGAAATTGCAGCATCTTGCCAGCGGTAGCGTGCTGACGCTGCGCGACGTGGTGCCGGGGCAAGCCTGGCTGTATCACGGTGATATCGCCCTAGCGAGCGGCGATCTGGTCGATGTGGAAGGCCGACTAGGGCTACAGATTACCCAGTGCTTTTCCGCACCCGCGCACGAACTGCCGATAGCGGACGAAGAATACGCCGCCGAACCGGAGCTGGCACCATGA
- a CDS encoding lipoprotein encodes MKKILSTAVLALVLTGCAQQTFTVKNESVATPKQTTTSHFFVSGIGQEKTIDAAAICGGSDKVVRTETQVTFVNGLLGLLTLGIYTPREARVYCSL; translated from the coding sequence ATGAAAAAAATACTTTCTACAGCCGTATTGGCGCTGGTATTGACAGGATGTGCTCAACAAACCTTTACAGTAAAGAATGAGTCTGTTGCAACGCCTAAGCAGACAACAACCTCTCATTTCTTCGTCTCTGGGATTGGGCAGGAGAAAACGATTGATGCGGCGGCGATATGCGGCGGTTCTGATAAAGTGGTTCGCACTGAAACACAGGTGACTTTTGTTAATGGTTTACTTGGGTTGCTGACGCTCGGGATTTATACGCCTAGAGAAGCCCGCGTTTATTGCTCACTCTAA
- a CDS encoding LysR family transcriptional regulator: protein MHSSEIRYFLVVATTGSLSAASQHLFVAVSAISRQIQRLEERIGVPLFERHARGMVLNDAGRILENHVRKSMMDMDAAVAEIQGLKASRRALLRIGCTEGMAFDLLPTLFARFRQHDPDTTFALRVESAMQVSQMIRNGEVDIALQFALAPEQGVNVELALPAPLMLLMSDDHPLAQQSIQLADLHLFPLALPESSTTLRQLFDLSCRMNGTFLEPTLCCNNFTTLYYYAMSTPGAVTACSFYSVMYKCLQQPMRLKPLNIKQLDQRSLQIQTLAGKAHAPQQQAFLDFMMAELRQGEAYYLSQIATDAV from the coding sequence ATGCACAGCTCCGAGATTCGTTATTTTCTAGTGGTTGCCACCACTGGTTCGCTCAGCGCCGCCAGTCAGCACCTGTTTGTGGCCGTTTCTGCTATCAGCCGGCAAATCCAGCGGCTGGAAGAACGCATCGGCGTGCCGCTTTTCGAACGTCATGCGCGCGGCATGGTTCTGAATGATGCAGGGCGAATTCTGGAAAATCATGTGCGTAAGAGCATGATGGACATGGATGCCGCCGTGGCGGAGATTCAGGGGCTGAAAGCCAGCCGTCGTGCGCTGCTGCGCATCGGTTGCACGGAAGGGATGGCGTTTGATCTGCTGCCGACGCTATTTGCGCGTTTCCGCCAGCACGATCCGGATACCACCTTTGCGCTTAGAGTCGAGTCGGCGATGCAGGTGTCCCAGATGATTCGCAATGGTGAAGTGGATATCGCGCTCCAGTTTGCGCTGGCGCCCGAACAGGGCGTGAATGTGGAACTGGCGCTGCCTGCGCCGCTGATGCTGCTGATGTCTGACGATCACCCGCTGGCGCAGCAGTCTATTCAACTGGCGGATCTGCATCTTTTCCCGCTGGCCTTGCCGGAATCCTCGACCACGCTGCGGCAGTTGTTTGACCTCTCATGCCGCATGAACGGCACCTTTCTGGAACCGACGCTGTGCTGCAACAACTTCACCACGCTGTATTACTATGCGATGAGCACGCCGGGGGCGGTTACCGCCTGTAGCTTCTATTCCGTGATGTATAAATGCTTACAGCAACCGATGCGCTTGAAGCCGCTGAACATCAAGCAGCTTGACCAACGCTCGCTTCAGATTCAAACGCTGGCAGGCAAAGCGCATGCGCCGCAGCAGCAGGCTTTCCTTGATTTTATGATGGCGGAGCTGCGTCAGGGAGAAGCGTATTATCTGAGCCAGATCGCTACCGATGCGGTTTGA
- a CDS encoding metal ABC transporter substrate-binding protein, with protein MRLKKLIPLMLALGISQAYAADSGKEITIGVSPGPYGDMVTKAIKPEMVKKGYDVKVREFSDYIQPNLALSNNSIDANLFQNRRYLDRFSADKGLKLAEVITVPTASMGFYSNKVRSLDELKAGDIVTLPNDPSNLARSLDFLQKYGLIKINPDITPTKASLRDITENPKGLVFKPLEAAQLPRALGGVTGSLINANFAISAGLNLSDAIQLDVLPEDLKNMIVVRAEDADKPFAQDLKAAVQSPEFAAFFEDKNSMFHAFQKPEWMKK; from the coding sequence ATGCGATTGAAAAAACTCATTCCACTCATGCTGGCATTGGGCATCTCTCAGGCTTACGCAGCAGATTCAGGCAAAGAAATCACCATCGGCGTCTCGCCGGGGCCGTATGGCGATATGGTCACGAAAGCGATCAAGCCGGAAATGGTGAAAAAAGGCTACGACGTAAAAGTGCGTGAATTCAGCGACTACATCCAGCCGAATCTGGCGCTGTCGAACAACAGTATCGATGCCAACCTGTTCCAAAACCGCCGCTATCTTGATCGTTTCAGCGCGGATAAAGGGCTGAAACTGGCAGAAGTGATCACCGTGCCGACGGCCAGCATGGGTTTTTACTCCAACAAAGTACGCTCGTTGGATGAGCTGAAAGCGGGCGATATCGTGACGCTGCCAAACGATCCATCAAACCTAGCGCGTTCACTGGATTTCCTGCAAAAATACGGCCTGATCAAGATCAATCCAGATATTACGCCGACCAAAGCCTCGCTGCGTGACATCACAGAAAACCCGAAAGGGCTGGTCTTTAAACCGCTGGAAGCCGCACAGCTACCGCGCGCGCTGGGCGGCGTAACCGGTTCGCTGATTAACGCCAACTTCGCGATTTCCGCTGGCCTGAACCTGTCTGACGCCATTCAACTGGATGTGCTGCCGGAAGATCTGAAAAACATGATCGTTGTGCGTGCGGAAGATGCCGACAAACCATTCGCTCAGGATCTGAAAGCGGCCGTTCAATCCCCAGAATTCGCCGCGTTCTTTGAGGACAAAAACTCCATGTTCCACGCGTTCCAGAAGCCGGAATGGATGAAGAAGTAA
- a CDS encoding type III secretion protein, with protein MNNRQIASPESKATQNAQAALHGKSSRADDSQHDPHQRDFWEAFTFSDGFEDAFYQEAPFALAPGGPINAPPPLQSEAPDSPQNVTPSQWQPLQCELIEAMDNICAPPFAFSLQLPQLGDIDARLATLVPRGWDISLRFSRESYHQLKDRREACRHSLSSALDCPINLRFDARECER; from the coding sequence ACCGACAGATTGCGTCCCCCGAATCCAAGGCGACGCAGAACGCGCAGGCCGCGCTGCACGGCAAATCCTCACGCGCGGATGATTCACAGCACGATCCACACCAGAGGGATTTCTGGGAGGCCTTCACCTTTTCAGACGGCTTTGAAGACGCGTTCTATCAGGAAGCGCCTTTCGCCTTAGCGCCAGGCGGCCCCATCAACGCCCCACCGCCGTTGCAGAGTGAGGCGCCGGACAGCCCACAAAACGTGACACCGTCACAGTGGCAGCCACTGCAATGTGAGCTGATTGAGGCGATGGACAACATCTGCGCCCCGCCGTTTGCCTTCAGCCTGCAACTGCCGCAGTTGGGCGATATCGATGCGCGGCTAGCCACGCTGGTGCCGCGCGGCTGGGATATTTCTCTGCGTTTCAGCCGGGAAAGCTACCACCAGTTGAAAGATCGGCGTGAAGCCTGCCGTCATTCGCTCTCCAGCGCGCTGGACTGCCCGATAAATCTGCGTTTTGACGCCAGAGAGTGTGAGCGATGA
- the sctR gene encoding type III secretion system export apparatus subunit SctR codes for MTSGAFDPLMFALFLGALSLIPLMMIVCTCFLKIAIVLLITRNAIGVQQVPPNMALYGIALAATLFVMAPVFQDISKRVQEKPLDMTDITSLQTSVTYGLEPLQTFMSRNVDPDILTHLHENSLQMWPASLSEKVNTQNLLLVIPAFVLSELQAGFKIGFLIYIPFIVIDLIVSNVLLALGMQMVAPMTLSLPLKLLLFVLVNGWTRLLDGLFYSYL; via the coding sequence ATGACCTCCGGCGCGTTCGATCCGTTGATGTTTGCGCTCTTTCTGGGCGCCCTTTCCCTGATTCCGCTGATGATGATTGTCTGCACCTGCTTTCTAAAGATTGCGATTGTGCTGCTGATTACCCGCAACGCCATCGGGGTGCAACAAGTGCCGCCCAACATGGCGCTGTACGGTATCGCGCTCGCGGCAACGCTATTTGTCATGGCACCGGTGTTTCAGGACATCAGCAAACGCGTGCAGGAAAAGCCGCTGGATATGACCGACATCACGTCGCTTCAGACCAGCGTGACCTACGGGCTGGAGCCGCTGCAAACGTTTATGTCACGCAACGTTGACCCGGATATCCTCACCCACTTGCATGAGAACAGCCTGCAAATGTGGCCTGCGTCGCTATCCGAAAAGGTGAATACGCAGAATCTGCTGTTGGTGATCCCGGCTTTCGTGCTGTCGGAGTTACAAGCTGGGTTCAAAATCGGCTTCCTGATCTATATCCCGTTTATCGTCATCGACCTCATTGTCTCAAACGTGCTGCTGGCACTGGGGATGCAGATGGTCGCGCCAATGACGCTCTCGCTGCCGTTAAAGCTGCTGCTGTTCGTGCTGGTTAACGGCTGGACGCGGTTGCTGGACGGCCTGTTTTACAGCTACCTGTGA
- a CDS encoding M20 family metallopeptidase, protein MTNADLIRIACERFDRGEFKQTLARRIAYASESQKVGNHSALNRYLTGEIQPALQAMGFSVRLIASSDERHPPFLLAERIEDPNLPTVLSYGHGDVVFGDEENWRDGLKPWELVEEGDRWYGRGSADNKGQHSINLMALEQVFQARGQRLGFNCKLLFEMGEEIGSPGLADLCHQHKQALAADIFIASDGPRLSAERPTLFLGSRGCINFRLRIQARDRAYHSGNWGGLLSNPGTQLANAVASLVDGQGRMKIDTLLPPPLTPALREILSTIDPAGSEGDPAIDENWGEDGLTPAERLFGWNTLEVLSFITGNPHKPVNAIPADATAICQLRFVVGTDWQHLVQHVRQHLDQHGFTQVGVEVLNTSPATRFNPEDPLVNWTLALMQQISGKQPALLPNLGGSLPNDVFADILGLPTLWIPHSYPACGQHAVNEHLLKSVAREGLAIMTGLFWELGEQGNPLLVQQP, encoded by the coding sequence ATGACCAACGCAGACCTTATTCGTATCGCCTGTGAACGTTTCGATCGCGGAGAATTTAAACAGACGCTGGCCCGGCGTATTGCCTACGCTAGCGAGAGCCAAAAAGTCGGTAACCATTCCGCGCTGAACCGCTATCTGACTGGCGAGATCCAGCCCGCATTGCAGGCGATGGGATTCAGCGTAAGGCTGATTGCTTCGTCGGACGAACGTCATCCCCCTTTTCTGCTGGCCGAACGTATTGAAGATCCCAATCTGCCGACCGTGCTGTCTTATGGCCACGGCGACGTGGTTTTCGGTGATGAAGAAAACTGGCGCGATGGGCTAAAACCGTGGGAATTGGTGGAAGAAGGCGACCGCTGGTACGGGCGCGGCAGCGCCGATAACAAAGGCCAGCACAGTATCAATCTGATGGCGTTGGAACAGGTATTTCAGGCTCGTGGGCAGCGTCTGGGCTTCAACTGCAAACTGCTGTTCGAGATGGGCGAAGAAATTGGTTCACCGGGGCTTGCCGACCTATGCCACCAGCATAAACAGGCGCTGGCCGCCGATATCTTTATCGCCTCCGACGGGCCGCGCCTCAGCGCAGAACGTCCGACGCTGTTCCTCGGCTCTCGCGGCTGCATCAATTTCCGTTTGCGCATCCAGGCACGCGATCGGGCATACCACTCTGGCAACTGGGGCGGGCTGCTGAGCAATCCGGGTACGCAGTTGGCGAACGCCGTGGCGAGTCTGGTGGATGGACAAGGGCGGATGAAAATCGATACCCTACTACCACCGCCGTTAACGCCCGCACTGCGGGAAATTCTCAGCACCATCGACCCCGCAGGCAGCGAGGGCGATCCGGCGATTGATGAAAATTGGGGAGAAGACGGTCTCACGCCTGCCGAACGGCTATTTGGCTGGAATACGCTGGAAGTACTGTCGTTCATTACCGGCAATCCGCACAAGCCAGTGAACGCGATTCCCGCTGATGCCACCGCCATTTGCCAACTGCGTTTTGTAGTCGGCACCGACTGGCAGCATCTGGTGCAACATGTGCGTCAACACCTTGACCAACACGGCTTTACGCAGGTGGGCGTTGAGGTACTTAATACGTCTCCAGCGACACGTTTTAACCCAGAAGATCCGCTGGTGAACTGGACGCTGGCACTGATGCAGCAAATTAGCGGTAAACAGCCTGCGCTATTACCGAATTTGGGCGGATCGCTGCCTAATGACGTTTTCGCCGATATCCTCGGCCTGCCGACGTTGTGGATCCCCCACTCCTATCCGGCATGCGGCCAGCACGCGGTCAACGAACACCTGCTGAAATCCGTCGCCCGAGAAGGGTTAGCGATCATGACTGGCCTATTCTGGGAACTGGGGGAGCAAGGCAACCCTCTGTTGGTTCAGCAACCGTAA
- the sctT gene encoding type III secretion system export apparatus subunit SctT translates to MIATIQHVYDFIIAITLGIARLYPCFILVPVFSLNVLKGMTRNAVVISLTLLPAPIVQQQLLLTPLSWPMLPGLLLKEILVGILIALILAMPFWLFESVGALFDNQRGALMGGQLNPALGSDATPLGHLLKQTLILLLIIGIGLKGLTQLIWDSYQIWPVLSWLPAPGEQGFEVYLSLLADTFTHLVVYAGPLVALLLLLEFSIALLSLYSPQLQVFVLAIPAKCLVGMAFFIIYLPILQYLGDHRLQGLPDLKHLLPLIFTASNSE, encoded by the coding sequence ATGATCGCCACCATTCAGCACGTTTACGATTTTATCATCGCCATTACGCTCGGCATCGCCCGGCTGTATCCCTGCTTTATTCTGGTGCCGGTTTTTTCACTCAACGTGCTGAAAGGCATGACACGTAACGCCGTGGTGATTTCCCTGACGCTGCTGCCCGCCCCCATCGTGCAACAGCAGCTTCTGCTGACGCCGCTGTCCTGGCCGATGCTGCCCGGCCTGTTGCTGAAAGAGATCCTTGTCGGGATTCTCATTGCGTTGATTTTGGCTATGCCATTCTGGCTTTTTGAATCCGTCGGTGCCCTGTTCGATAACCAGCGCGGCGCACTCATGGGCGGCCAGCTCAACCCCGCGCTGGGCTCGGATGCCACGCCGCTCGGCCATCTGCTGAAACAGACGCTGATTCTGCTGTTGATTATCGGTATCGGCCTGAAAGGGCTAACGCAGTTGATTTGGGACAGCTACCAGATCTGGCCGGTGCTGTCCTGGCTGCCCGCGCCGGGCGAACAAGGGTTTGAGGTCTATCTCAGCCTGCTGGCCGACACCTTCACTCATCTGGTGGTGTACGCCGGGCCGCTGGTCGCGCTGCTGTTGCTGTTGGAATTCAGCATTGCGTTACTCAGCCTGTATAGCCCGCAGCTTCAGGTGTTCGTCCTCGCTATTCCAGCCAAGTGTCTGGTCGGGATGGCCTTTTTCATCATCTACCTGCCCATATTGCAATATTTAGGCGACCACAGACTTCAGGGACTGCCGGATCTCAAACACCTGCTCCCGCTGATTTTTACGGCATCGAACAGCGAATAA
- the sctS gene encoding type III secretion system export apparatus subunit SctS — protein MEIITLFRQAMVMVVLLSAPPLLVAVIVGVLISLLQAVMQLQDQTLPFAVKLISVGLALALCGRWIGVELMQLAITAFNMIAHTGV, from the coding sequence ATGGAAATAATCACGCTTTTCCGTCAGGCCATGGTGATGGTCGTGCTGCTCTCTGCGCCGCCGCTGCTGGTTGCAGTGATCGTCGGCGTGCTGATTTCGCTGCTACAAGCAGTGATGCAGTTGCAGGACCAGACGCTGCCCTTTGCCGTCAAACTGATTTCCGTCGGGCTGGCGCTGGCGCTCTGCGGGCGCTGGATTGGCGTAGAGCTGATGCAGTTAGCTATCACCGCATTCAACATGATTGCGCACACCGGGGTATAA
- a CDS encoding ABC transporter permease, protein MTELFGELIFAFGETFTMVCISTLCAVVFGLPLGIAIYVTDRHLFWQNRFIYLISTILVNIIRSIPFVILLVLLLPLTQLLLGNTIGPVAAAVPMSVAAIAFYARLVDSALREVDPGIVEAAEAFGASPTRIIATVLLPEALAGLLRGLTITLVSLIGYSAMAGIVGGGGVGDLAIRFGYYRYETEVMVVTVIALVVLVQVVQTLGDRLSRRANKRERR, encoded by the coding sequence ATGACTGAGTTATTCGGTGAATTAATCTTCGCGTTCGGTGAAACCTTCACGATGGTGTGTATTTCAACGCTCTGTGCGGTGGTATTTGGCTTGCCGTTAGGTATCGCGATTTATGTAACCGATCGCCATTTATTCTGGCAGAACCGTTTTATCTATCTGATCTCCACCATTCTGGTGAATATCATCCGCTCGATCCCGTTTGTGATCCTGCTGGTGCTGCTGTTGCCATTAACGCAGCTACTGCTGGGGAACACTATAGGGCCGGTTGCGGCGGCGGTGCCGATGTCGGTTGCGGCGATTGCGTTTTATGCTCGTCTGGTGGATTCCGCGCTGCGTGAAGTCGATCCGGGCATTGTGGAAGCGGCTGAAGCTTTTGGCGCTAGCCCAACGCGCATCATTGCGACCGTGCTGTTACCGGAAGCGTTGGCAGGATTGCTACGCGGCCTGACGATTACGCTGGTCAGCCTGATTGGCTACTCGGCGATGGCCGGAATTGTTGGCGGCGGCGGTGTCGGCGATCTGGCGATCCGCTTCGGCTATTACCGCTATGAAACCGAAGTGATGGTGGTGACCGTGATTGCGCTGGTGGTGCTGGTACAGGTCGTGCAAACGCTGGGTGATAGGCTATCGCGTCGGGCGAATAAGCGCGAACGCCGCTAA
- the sctU gene encoding type III secretion system export apparatus subunit SctU, whose product MSEKTEEPTEKKLEDARRKGEVGQSQDVPKLLICVGLLECVLALADSTMGKLQTLVQLPLQRLDAPFAQVAKEVFHDAAVLAGTLCLLAAAIAVLLRVVGGWLQYGPLFAPEALKLDLNRLNPINQFKQMFSMRKLVEMLTNILKAVVIGTVFYKVVVPELEALVELSYGDLHGFWQGVKALLTRIARTTLTALLVLSALDFGLQKYFFLKQQRMSHEDLRNEHKDSEGDPHMKGHRKSLAHELMNEPAAPRPKANIEGADMLLVNPTHYAVGLYYRPGKTPLPRILFKGENQAARDLIAQAQKADIPVIRFIWLTRTLYRTTPEGHYIPRETLQAVAQVYRVLRQLEDEQKRDIIEME is encoded by the coding sequence ATGAGTGAGAAAACGGAAGAGCCCACAGAGAAAAAACTCGAAGACGCGCGCCGTAAAGGGGAAGTCGGGCAAAGTCAGGATGTGCCCAAGTTGCTGATTTGCGTCGGCCTGCTGGAATGCGTATTGGCGCTGGCAGACAGCACGATGGGGAAACTGCAAACGCTGGTGCAACTGCCGCTGCAACGGCTGGATGCCCCGTTTGCGCAGGTGGCGAAAGAGGTGTTCCACGATGCCGCTGTGCTGGCCGGTACGCTCTGCCTGTTAGCCGCCGCCATTGCCGTGCTGCTGCGCGTGGTCGGCGGCTGGCTCCAGTATGGTCCACTGTTTGCACCCGAAGCGCTGAAGCTCGATCTCAACCGCCTGAACCCGATCAACCAGTTTAAGCAGATGTTTTCGATGCGCAAGCTGGTAGAAATGCTGACCAATATTCTGAAGGCGGTGGTGATTGGTACAGTCTTTTATAAAGTGGTGGTGCCGGAGCTGGAAGCGCTGGTCGAATTATCCTATGGCGATCTACACGGCTTCTGGCAAGGGGTGAAAGCCCTGCTCACGCGCATTGCCCGCACCACGCTGACAGCGTTGCTGGTGCTGTCCGCACTGGATTTCGGCCTGCAAAAGTATTTCTTTCTCAAGCAGCAGCGGATGAGCCACGAGGATTTACGCAACGAACACAAGGATTCCGAAGGCGATCCGCATATGAAAGGCCACCGCAAATCGCTGGCGCACGAACTAATGAACGAGCCTGCCGCCCCGCGTCCCAAAGCCAACATAGAAGGCGCCGATATGCTGCTGGTCAACCCGACGCACTATGCGGTGGGGCTCTACTATCGCCCCGGTAAAACGCCGTTACCGCGCATCTTGTTTAAGGGAGAAAACCAAGCCGCACGCGATCTCATCGCGCAGGCGCAAAAAGCGGACATTCCGGTGATTCGTTTCATCTGGCTGACCCGTACGCTGTATCGCACCACGCCGGAGGGTCATTACATTCCGCGCGAAACGCTTCAAGCCGTCGCGCAGGTGTATCGCGTCCTGCGACAGCTCGAAGACGAGCAAAAACGCGACATTATCGAGATGGAATGA
- the menC gene encoding o-succinylbenzoate synthase: protein MKIDKIVLRKMKMALKTPFTTSFATQTEKHFSIAEVHAGGQIGYGDCSAISLPFYNEETNVTAWHIMRDFLIPMIKQAGDIEHPSQVRDIFAPVKRNNCAKAAIEGGIWDAYAKIKGVPLHQLLGGVRNNVEAGVSIGIQDTPDQLVSVVDNFLNEGYKRIKIKIKPGKDYDYIAALRQTFGDITLMVDANSAYTLDDIDFFKRIDKFNLLMIEQPLAHDDIIDHRKLQAAVNTPICLDESIASVEDARKAIELGSAKIINIKVARVGGITETKLIHDYCQAHNIPVWCGGMLDTAVGKAHNIAVSTLPNFIYAHDIPPSSRYWHEDFMLPFVELDKDSCVAVPNKPGIGFDINPELYEKYCYGQETFLF from the coding sequence ATGAAAATAGACAAAATTGTATTAAGAAAAATGAAAATGGCGCTGAAAACGCCATTTACCACCAGCTTTGCGACGCAGACGGAGAAACACTTCTCCATCGCGGAAGTGCACGCTGGCGGGCAGATTGGTTACGGCGATTGCTCGGCCATTTCGCTGCCGTTTTATAACGAAGAAACCAACGTCACCGCCTGGCATATTATGCGTGACTTCCTGATCCCGATGATTAAACAGGCCGGGGATATTGAGCATCCATCACAGGTGCGCGATATTTTTGCCCCGGTAAAGCGTAATAACTGCGCCAAAGCGGCAATCGAAGGCGGTATTTGGGATGCTTACGCGAAGATAAAAGGCGTACCGCTACACCAATTACTGGGCGGCGTGCGGAATAACGTCGAAGCGGGAGTGAGTATTGGTATTCAGGACACGCCCGATCAATTAGTCAGCGTGGTCGATAATTTCCTGAACGAAGGCTACAAGCGCATCAAAATAAAGATCAAGCCGGGAAAAGATTACGACTATATTGCGGCATTGCGTCAGACGTTTGGTGATATCACGCTGATGGTGGATGCTAATTCCGCTTACACGCTGGACGATATCGATTTCTTTAAACGCATCGATAAATTCAATCTGCTGATGATCGAACAACCGCTGGCGCATGACGATATTATCGACCACCGCAAACTTCAGGCGGCGGTGAATACACCGATCTGTCTGGATGAAAGTATTGCGTCGGTAGAAGATGCCCGTAAGGCGATCGAGCTGGGCAGCGCCAAAATCATCAATATTAAAGTCGCGCGCGTGGGCGGTATTACTGAAACCAAGCTGATTCATGACTACTGTCAGGCCCACAATATTCCGGTGTGGTGCGGCGGTATGCTGGATACGGCGGTCGGTAAAGCGCACAACATTGCGGTGTCTACGTTGCCGAATTTTATCTACGCGCACGATATTCCGCCATCTTCCCGCTACTGGCATGAAGACTTCATGCTGCCGTTTGTCGAATTAGACAAAGACAGCTGTGTTGCGGTGCCAAATAAACCGGGAATCGGCTTCGATATTAACCCTGAACTGTACGAAAAATATTGCTACGGACAGGAAACCTTTTTGTTTTAA